GACCTTCGGCAGCTCCTCGTAACCCTCGGCGGGCGCATCCTCCGACTCCGCCTTCTCGAGCCCCGGTGTCGCCCAGAACTTCGCCAACTGGAAGAAGATCCACTGCTGGCGGTCACCCGTCTCGCCGTCCGGGATTCGCCTCACCCCGGTGGGGATCCTGGTGGCGATCTCGCGCATCACGGTCTCGCCGTCCGCGAGGTTGACACCACCGTTGAAGTGAACAGTCGTAGGAGACATCGCCGCACCCCTTTGTGCCGTGAACGACCCCCGGCCGCCTCGCCCCCCGCACGAAGTGGCGTGAACGCTAGCACCCGGTCGACGCGACCTCCACCGGTCGAACTACATCTGTCACCGAGCGATCCCTCTCCTGTGACAGCGGGGCGCGAGATCACTGCGTACGCGTCTAGGATCACGCGATGAACGAGAACATCGATGGACCCGCACCCGGGACGGACGATGCGGTTCATGCCGAGCTCGTCGGCGTCGGCGACGCCTTCGCGGCGGCCGTCGTCTCCAACGACACCGCGCGGATCGCCGGCTTCATGGCCGACGACTGGGTGATGGTCTCCTGGTCGGGCATGACGACCAGGGACCAGTTCCTCTCGGTCATCGAGTCCGGGGACCTGACCCACTCGGCCATGGACCGCGTGAGCGCGCCGAGGATCAGGGTCTACGGCGACACCGCCGTCATCTCCGTGCGGGTCACGAACACGGCCCACTACCTCGGCAGACGCGTCGACGCGGACGAGTGGACGACCGACGTGTTCGCGAGGCAGGACGACCGCTGGCGGTGCGTGCTCACCCACATCACGCCGGTGTCCCCGGCACCCTAGGCGGGGCGCTTGAGGCGGAAGGTGGCGCGGTAGGACTGCGGGGTCGCTCCCACGCGGGAGCCGAAGTGGTGGCGTAGCGCCGCGGCGTTGCCGAACCCGGTGCGCGCGGCGACGGCGTCGACGGTCAGGTCGCTCTCCTCGAGCAGGTGGCGGGCGAGCAGCACCCGCTGGGTGGTCAGCCAGTCGTGCGGTGTCACGCCCGTCTCGGCCTGGAACCGCCGGGCGAACGTGCGCGGCGCCATGTGCGCGCGGCGCGCCAGGGAGGCGACGGTCATCGACTCGTCGAGGTGGGCGACGATCCAGGCGAGCAGCGGCTCGAGCGTCGACACCCGGCTCGTCGGCACCGGCGTCTGGACGTACTGCTTCTGCCCGCCGGAACGCTGCGGCGGGACGACCATGCGCCTGGCGAACGCGCGCGCGACCTCGCTGCCCTCGTGCTCGCGGATCAGGTGCAGACCGAGGTCGATGCCGGCGGCCGTTCCCGCGCTCGTCCAGACCTGCCCGTCGCCGACGAACAGGACGTCGGGGTTGACCCGCGCCTTCGGGAAGTCGTGCTGCAGCTCCTCGGCGTACATCCAGTGCGTGGTGCAGTCGCGGCCGTCGAGCAGTCCCGCCTCGCCGAGGACGAACGCCCCCGAGCAGACGCTCAGCACCAGCGCGCCCCGCTCGACGCCGCGTCGCAGCGCGCCGAGCAGCTCCTCGGGGTAGCGGGCGAGGCGGCGCCCGGCGGGGACGGCGATCACGTCGGCGTCGTCCAGCGCCGACAGCCCGTGCCGCGGGACGATGTCGAAGCCGCTCTTGGTCGGCAGCGGTTCACCCGGACGCTCCCCGCACACCCGGAAGTCGTACGTGGGCAGGC
The sequence above is drawn from the Streptosporangiales bacterium genome and encodes:
- a CDS encoding DUF4440 domain-containing protein — protein: MNENIDGPAPGTDDAVHAELVGVGDAFAAAVVSNDTARIAGFMADDWVMVSWSGMTTRDQFLSVIESGDLTHSAMDRVSAPRIRVYGDTAVISVRVTNTAHYLGRRVDADEWTTDVFARQDDRWRCVLTHITPVSPAP
- a CDS encoding helix-turn-helix domain-containing protein, with translation MFRSVAVPVLPGTAVFELGVLTEVFGVDRSDQGLPTYDFRVCGERPGEPLPTKSGFDIVPRHGLSALDDADVIAVPAGRRLARYPEELLGALRRGVERGALVLSVCSGAFVLGEAGLLDGRDCTTHWMYAEELQHDFPKARVNPDVLFVGDGQVWTSAGTAAGIDLGLHLIREHEGSEVARAFARRMVVPPQRSGGQKQYVQTPVPTSRVSTLEPLLAWIVAHLDESMTVASLARRAHMAPRTFARRFQAETGVTPHDWLTTQRVLLARHLLEESDLTVDAVAARTGFGNAAALRHHFGSRVGATPQSYRATFRLKRPA